A genome region from Crossiella equi includes the following:
- a CDS encoding N-acetylmuramoyl-L-alanine amidase: protein MLLLRRGDDGPAVAEIRATLVKLGLLPASNGLARPTNFDGEVEHAVRTFQQQRGLITDGIVGPNTYRALTDARWQLGDRNLAYLISNPMSGDDVLTLQQRLLELGYNAGRADGVFGHQTEHALRNFQRDYGLAVDGMCGPGTLRALRQLAPKVRGGRPVFLREQEHLRRSGPRLSGKRIVIDPGHGGADRGIVVDGVSEADLMWDLARRLEGRMVATGMEALLSRGPQVCPPESDRAQFANNANADLFLSLHSDANSSPHAGGVATFHFGTGGHGTGSTVGEALAGFIQRELTARTGMLDCGTHAKTWDSLRLTRCTAVRVETGYLTNAEDRRRLLDPAFRDIVAEGILVAVKRLYLLGKNDQPTGTFTFDELLKYELSRAETA from the coding sequence ATGCTGCTGCTCCGCCGGGGTGATGACGGTCCGGCCGTCGCCGAGATCCGGGCGACTCTCGTGAAGCTGGGCCTTCTACCGGCCAGCAATGGCCTGGCCAGGCCCACCAACTTCGACGGTGAGGTCGAGCACGCAGTCCGCACGTTCCAACAGCAACGCGGGCTGATCACGGACGGCATCGTCGGCCCCAACACCTACCGCGCCCTCACCGACGCCCGCTGGCAGCTCGGCGACCGCAACCTCGCCTACCTCATCTCCAACCCGATGAGCGGCGACGACGTGCTGACCCTCCAGCAGCGCCTGCTGGAGCTGGGCTACAACGCGGGCCGCGCGGACGGCGTCTTCGGCCACCAGACCGAGCACGCCCTGCGCAACTTCCAGCGCGACTACGGCCTGGCCGTGGACGGTATGTGCGGGCCCGGCACGCTGCGCGCCCTGCGCCAGCTGGCGCCGAAGGTCCGCGGCGGCCGCCCGGTGTTCCTGCGCGAGCAGGAGCACCTGCGCCGGTCCGGCCCGCGCCTGTCCGGCAAGCGCATCGTGATCGACCCTGGTCACGGCGGCGCCGACCGCGGCATCGTGGTCGACGGGGTGTCCGAGGCCGACCTGATGTGGGACCTGGCCCGCAGGCTCGAGGGCCGCATGGTCGCCACCGGCATGGAGGCGCTGCTGTCCCGGGGCCCGCAGGTGTGCCCACCGGAGTCCGACCGCGCGCAGTTCGCCAACAACGCCAACGCGGACCTGTTCCTGTCCCTGCACTCGGACGCGAACTCCTCCCCGCACGCGGGCGGCGTGGCCACGTTCCACTTCGGCACCGGCGGCCACGGCACCGGGTCCACGGTGGGGGAGGCCCTGGCCGGGTTCATCCAGCGCGAGCTCACCGCCCGCACCGGCATGCTCGACTGCGGCACCCACGCCAAGACCTGGGACTCGCTGCGGCTCACCCGCTGCACCGCGGTGCGCGTGGAAACCGGCTACCTGACCAACGCCGAGGACCGCCGCCGCCTGCTCGACCCCGCCTTCCGCGACATCGTCGCCGAGGGCATCCTGGTCGCGGTGAAGCGCCTGTACCTGCTGGGCAAGAACGACCAGCCCACCGGCACGTTCACCTTCGACGAACTGCTCAAGTACGAGCTGTCCCGGGCCGAGACGGCCTGA
- the trxA gene encoding thioredoxin — protein sequence MGNNTKVVSDQSFVEDVLQSDKPVLVDFWATWCGPCKMVAPVLEEIAGEHADKITIAKLDIDANPATARDYQIMSVPTMMLFQGGKPVKTIVGAKPKAAILNDLSDVI from the coding sequence ATGGGCAACAACACCAAGGTCGTGTCCGACCAGAGCTTCGTCGAGGACGTCCTGCAGAGCGACAAGCCCGTGCTGGTGGACTTCTGGGCGACCTGGTGCGGTCCGTGCAAGATGGTCGCTCCGGTGCTGGAGGAGATCGCGGGCGAACACGCCGACAAGATCACCATCGCCAAGCTGGACATCGACGCCAACCCGGCCACCGCGCGTGACTACCAGATCATGTCGGTGCCGACCATGATGCTGTTCCAGGGCGGCAAGCCGGTGAAGACGATCGTGGGCGCCAAGCCGAAGGCGGCGATCCTGAACGACCTCTCCGACGTGATCTGA
- a CDS encoding protein kinase family protein: protein MSATPDHTAPHGNPAGGAAGAAAFVPGATLGDGRYRLLSKAGEDTRAPAQFWRARDNALGRDVALTVLVGSAHDEHTAARARRTLERATHGAGFTHPGLSRTLDVLWPGHGVNPRDGVLGIVVAEWTQGTDLLDLVTEGPLPPGTASRLLEALASAVETAHHAGLVLGVDHPQRLRVTPDGKLRLAFPGPRAEATAREDVRGLGATLYLMLTCRWALDGGPTGLASAPTGPDGTVVSPQTLHPAVPHELSTVAVRSLQDTSIGGLRTGAAILRVLEHTAAAEAEAAALRAQEAALREEYSPLAAEEDNARDEKSRRRKLAVGMTLLTVATCGILAWIGLSVIGMFSSPETRSGPTVSLTPTSTPGASQPQQPPPSSSSEQPQGGGGTVDVSNVSIFNVQGEPDNPHRLKRLVDGDPKSTWKTLTYRQQFPRAKPGVGVMITLAEAAKLAKVVIDSPSGGTKIEVRSAPSGEADLDETTVLGTATLQKGDTEITLDAGTATQHVLLWITGLGGSGDRNVSELSELSFVRAG, encoded by the coding sequence GTGAGTGCGACGCCGGATCACACGGCGCCACACGGGAATCCAGCCGGTGGCGCGGCGGGTGCCGCTGCCTTCGTTCCGGGTGCGACGCTCGGTGACGGCCGCTACCGACTGCTGTCGAAGGCGGGGGAGGACACCCGCGCCCCGGCCCAGTTCTGGCGGGCCCGGGACAACGCCCTCGGACGTGATGTAGCTCTCACCGTGCTCGTGGGCAGCGCCCACGACGAGCACACCGCGGCTCGTGCGCGCCGCACCCTTGAACGCGCCACGCACGGCGCCGGTTTCACCCACCCCGGCCTGTCCCGCACGCTCGACGTGCTGTGGCCCGGCCACGGCGTGAACCCGCGCGACGGCGTGCTGGGCATCGTGGTCGCGGAGTGGACGCAGGGCACCGACCTGCTCGACCTGGTCACCGAGGGCCCGCTGCCGCCCGGCACCGCCTCGCGGCTGCTGGAGGCGCTGGCCTCCGCCGTGGAGACCGCGCACCACGCGGGGCTCGTGCTGGGCGTCGACCACCCGCAGCGCCTGCGCGTGACGCCGGACGGCAAGCTGCGGCTGGCCTTCCCCGGCCCGCGCGCCGAGGCCACCGCGCGCGAGGACGTGCGCGGGCTCGGCGCCACCCTCTACCTCATGCTCACCTGCCGGTGGGCCCTGGACGGCGGCCCCACCGGCCTGGCCAGCGCCCCCACCGGTCCGGACGGCACCGTGGTGTCCCCGCAGACGCTGCACCCGGCCGTCCCGCACGAGCTGTCCACCGTCGCGGTGCGCAGCCTCCAGGACACCAGCATCGGCGGTCTGCGCACCGGCGCGGCCATCCTGCGCGTGCTTGAGCACACCGCTGCCGCCGAGGCCGAGGCCGCCGCACTGCGCGCCCAGGAGGCGGCGCTGCGCGAGGAGTACTCGCCGCTGGCCGCCGAGGAGGACAACGCCCGCGATGAGAAGAGCAGGCGGCGCAAGCTCGCGGTCGGCATGACGCTGCTGACGGTGGCCACCTGCGGCATCCTCGCGTGGATCGGCCTGTCCGTGATCGGCATGTTCTCCAGCCCGGAGACCCGGTCCGGCCCCACCGTCTCGCTCACCCCGACCAGCACGCCCGGCGCGAGCCAGCCCCAGCAGCCGCCGCCCAGCTCCTCCTCGGAGCAGCCGCAGGGTGGAGGCGGCACGGTCGACGTCTCGAACGTCAGCATCTTCAACGTGCAGGGCGAGCCGGACAACCCGCACCGCCTCAAGCGGCTGGTCGACGGCGACCCGAAGTCCACGTGGAAGACCCTCACCTACCGCCAGCAGTTCCCGCGCGCCAAGCCGGGCGTGGGCGTGATGATCACCCTCGCCGAGGCGGCCAAGCTGGCCAAGGTGGTCATCGACTCCCCCAGCGGGGGCACCAAGATCGAGGTGCGCAGCGCGCCGTCCGGCGAGGCCGACCTCGACGAGACCACGGTGCTGGGCACCGCGACCCTGCAGAAGGGCGACACGGAGATCACCCTGGACGCCGGGACGGCCACCCAGCACGTGCTGCTGTGGATCACCGGACTGGGTGGCAGCGGCGACCGGAACGTCTCGGAGCTGTCGGAGCTCTCCTTCGTCCGTGCCGGGTGA
- a CDS encoding GNAT family N-acetyltransferase produces MSRRVVGVTLDNLDHLSRHSRGCVFWELAPHMKEQSEEFGQTEFDKEAWISAVLLEWGSCGRIIYSDGVPAGHVLYAPPSVVPRANTFPTAPASADAVLLTALQVLPEFTGGGLGRVLVQSVAKDLTRRGVKAIEAFGDATPDEPCCVLPADFLLSVGFKTVRQHPKWPRMRLELRTALTWKEDVEAALERLLGSVSISATAGPKEPSFRPA; encoded by the coding sequence GTGTCACGACGCGTAGTCGGCGTCACGTTGGACAACCTCGACCACCTGTCCCGGCACTCCCGGGGCTGTGTGTTCTGGGAACTCGCTCCGCACATGAAGGAGCAGTCCGAGGAGTTCGGCCAGACCGAGTTCGACAAGGAAGCCTGGATCTCCGCGGTATTGCTGGAGTGGGGTTCCTGCGGCCGGATCATCTACTCCGACGGCGTGCCCGCGGGGCACGTGCTGTACGCGCCGCCGAGCGTGGTCCCCCGCGCGAACACCTTCCCGACGGCACCTGCCAGCGCGGACGCGGTACTGCTGACTGCTCTCCAGGTGCTGCCCGAGTTCACCGGCGGCGGTCTCGGCAGGGTGCTGGTGCAATCGGTGGCGAAGGACCTCACCCGACGCGGGGTGAAGGCGATCGAGGCTTTTGGCGATGCCACGCCGGACGAGCCGTGCTGTGTGCTGCCAGCCGACTTCCTGCTGAGCGTCGGGTTCAAGACCGTGCGCCAGCACCCCAAGTGGCCGCGCATGCGCCTGGAACTGCGCACCGCGCTCACCTGGAAGGAAGACGTGGAAGCCGCCCTGGAGCGCCTCCTGGGCTCGGTCTCCATCAGCGCGACGGCGGGGCCCAAGGAACCGAGCTTCCGGCCCGCCTGA
- a CDS encoding DUF6049 family protein, translating into MKRLLTAAAAAACTVLTLPLPVQAETYDVRAQPATPSPGQAPPATLELDTLQPRVVTGDGDGKLVVAGKLTNTGDRKISDLVVRLQAGAPLTSEDKVSEALSGDAPTDRADTKFTRVGTDLDPGQSVPVRVETPLSALQVSTPGVYPVLFNVNGTPAFGKQARVAARGFLLPVTGVPGGTGLGTPANAPLTTVLWPIVDVPQIVPASGRTVLTSDDLARSVTTGGRLSELVSAVEQTAPPGSALAASMCLVIDPDLVQTVTAMADTADGTYRIRSGRTAVDGTGATAAQKWLERLKGIARGRCVLALPYADADLVALSRAGLADLEKVAVDRSRAVGELLQVQTVTDVVWPQGGVLDERTLADLGRKTLLLDPRAVQDGRTVTSPAKLAAPPDTAASGSSVVPVDALVQNALAGGHAPASGSATYGALDLQNGMGALLYRANALGKNGGSLVVAPPRRWKAPVAELTAFLQSMQQYLAAKLVQPRGLTEQANAAAGSNRTVGLTYPVDATNNEVAPGAVAELRGMRDRSRDLLASMSSDGVKATSPAQLVEPLELGMVRAASGAWRGNPSAGNAAASLVGDELDGLVGQVRIVQPPGPYYLGSSDSPLPLTVSNKLPVRIRVRITFTSTQGLRTSDLNDIEIGANSNLPVRVPLEVVRGGQFSVDALLQTIKGTPLGPAGAPNRITLISTAYGTITLIVTATAGLALVLLVARRLIRRLRSGKEERTA; encoded by the coding sequence GTGAAGAGGCTGCTCACGGCCGCGGCTGCCGCCGCGTGCACCGTGCTGACCCTGCCCCTGCCTGTGCAGGCGGAGACCTACGACGTGCGGGCGCAACCCGCCACCCCGAGCCCGGGGCAGGCGCCGCCCGCCACGCTGGAGCTGGACACCCTGCAACCCAGGGTCGTCACCGGGGACGGTGACGGCAAGCTGGTGGTCGCGGGGAAGTTGACCAACACCGGGGACCGCAAGATCAGCGACTTGGTCGTGCGCTTGCAGGCCGGTGCCCCGCTGACCAGCGAGGACAAGGTCAGCGAGGCGCTGTCCGGCGATGCGCCGACCGACCGGGCGGACACCAAGTTCACCCGGGTCGGCACCGATCTGGATCCGGGCCAGAGCGTGCCGGTGCGCGTGGAGACACCGCTCAGCGCGCTGCAGGTGAGCACCCCGGGCGTCTACCCGGTGCTGTTCAACGTCAACGGCACCCCGGCCTTCGGCAAGCAGGCCCGGGTCGCCGCGCGCGGCTTTCTGCTGCCGGTCACCGGCGTACCGGGCGGGACCGGCCTGGGCACCCCGGCCAACGCGCCGCTGACCACCGTGCTGTGGCCGATCGTCGACGTCCCGCAGATCGTGCCCGCCAGCGGGCGCACCGTGCTGACCAGCGACGACCTGGCCCGTTCGGTCACCACCGGCGGACGGCTGTCGGAGCTGGTGTCCGCGGTCGAGCAGACCGCGCCGCCCGGCTCCGCGCTGGCCGCGTCGATGTGCCTGGTGATCGATCCTGACCTGGTGCAGACGGTCACCGCGATGGCCGACACCGCGGACGGCACGTACCGCATCCGCAGCGGCCGCACCGCGGTCGACGGCACCGGCGCCACCGCCGCGCAGAAGTGGCTCGAACGCCTCAAGGGCATCGCACGGGGCCGCTGCGTGCTCGCGCTGCCCTACGCCGACGCCGACCTTGTCGCGCTCTCCCGCGCGGGCTTGGCCGACCTGGAGAAGGTGGCCGTGGACCGCTCGCGCGCGGTCGGCGAGCTGCTCCAGGTGCAGACCGTCACCGACGTGGTCTGGCCGCAGGGCGGGGTGCTGGACGAGCGCACGCTGGCCGACCTGGGCCGCAAGACCCTGCTGCTGGACCCGCGCGCGGTGCAGGACGGCCGCACGGTCACCAGCCCGGCCAAGCTGGCCGCGCCTCCGGACACCGCGGCCTCGGGCTCCTCGGTGGTCCCGGTCGACGCCCTGGTGCAGAACGCGCTGGCGGGCGGGCATGCCCCGGCCTCCGGCTCGGCCACCTACGGCGCGCTGGACCTGCAGAACGGCATGGGCGCGCTGCTCTACCGCGCGAACGCGCTGGGCAAGAACGGCGGCTCCCTGGTGGTGGCCCCGCCGCGCCGGTGGAAGGCCCCGGTCGCCGAGCTCACCGCGTTCCTGCAGTCCATGCAGCAGTACCTGGCCGCCAAGCTGGTGCAGCCGCGCGGGCTGACCGAGCAGGCCAACGCCGCCGCGGGCAGCAACCGCACGGTCGGCCTGACCTACCCGGTGGACGCAACCAACAACGAGGTCGCCCCCGGCGCGGTGGCCGAGCTGCGCGGCATGCGCGACCGCTCCCGCGACCTGCTCGCCTCGATGAGCAGCGACGGCGTGAAGGCCACCTCCCCGGCCCAGCTGGTCGAACCGCTGGAGCTGGGCATGGTCCGCGCGGCTTCCGGTGCCTGGCGCGGCAACCCGTCCGCGGGCAACGCGGCGGCCTCCCTGGTCGGCGACGAGCTGGACGGCCTGGTCGGACAGGTGCGCATCGTGCAGCCACCCGGTCCGTACTACCTCGGCTCCTCCGACAGCCCGCTGCCGCTCACGGTCAGCAACAAGCTGCCGGTGCGCATCCGCGTGCGCATCACCTTCACCAGCACGCAGGGCCTGCGCACGTCCGACCTCAACGACATCGAGATCGGCGCGAACAGCAACCTGCCGGTCCGTGTGCCGCTGGAGGTCGTCCGAGGCGGCCAGTTCTCCGTGGACGCCCTGCTCCAGACGATCAAGGGCACCCCGCTCGGCCCGGCGGGCGCGCCCAACCGCATCACCCTCATCTCCACCGCGTACGGCACGATCACGCTCATCGTCACCGCCACGGCGGGTCTGGCGCTGGTGCTGCTCGTGGCCCGCAGACTGATCCGGCGCCTGCGCTCGGGCAAGGAGGAGCGCACCGCGTGA
- the trxB gene encoding thioredoxin-disulfide reductase — translation MSSQVRNLIVVGSGPAGYTAATYAARAQLNPLVFEGTQFGGALMTTTEVENYPGFKDGIMGPDLMEQMRSQAERFGAELRAEDVESVDLSGEIKTVTANGVTYQAKAVVLAMGAAARYLDVPGEQRLLGRGVSACATCDGFFFRDQDIAVVGGGDSAMEEATFLTRFARSVTIVHRRQEFRASRIMLERARANEKIRWQLDTKVTEVLGETSVTGLRVENTETGEESILPVTGFFVAVGHDPRSALVKDQVALDDEGYVKVASPGTATNLDGVFAAGDLVDHTYRQAITAAGSGCAAAIDAERWLAEREAAPEPATAAAN, via the coding sequence GTGTCATCGCAGGTACGCAACCTGATCGTGGTCGGCTCCGGCCCAGCTGGCTACACGGCGGCGACGTACGCCGCCCGCGCGCAGCTGAACCCGCTGGTCTTCGAGGGCACCCAGTTCGGTGGCGCGCTCATGACCACGACCGAGGTCGAGAACTACCCCGGCTTCAAGGACGGGATCATGGGTCCCGACCTGATGGAGCAGATGCGGTCGCAGGCCGAGCGGTTCGGCGCCGAGCTGCGGGCGGAGGACGTCGAGTCGGTCGACCTGTCCGGCGAGATCAAGACCGTCACCGCGAACGGCGTCACCTACCAGGCCAAGGCCGTGGTGCTGGCCATGGGCGCGGCGGCCCGCTACCTCGACGTGCCCGGTGAGCAGCGCCTGCTCGGCCGTGGTGTGTCCGCGTGTGCCACCTGCGACGGGTTCTTCTTCCGCGACCAGGACATCGCGGTGGTCGGCGGCGGCGACTCGGCGATGGAGGAGGCCACCTTCCTCACCCGCTTCGCCCGCTCGGTCACGATCGTCCACCGGCGCCAGGAGTTCCGCGCGTCCAGGATCATGCTGGAGCGCGCCCGCGCCAACGAGAAGATCCGCTGGCAGCTGGACACCAAGGTGACCGAGGTCCTCGGTGAGACCTCCGTCACCGGCCTGCGCGTGGAGAACACCGAGACCGGCGAGGAGTCGATCCTCCCCGTCACCGGCTTCTTCGTCGCGGTCGGCCACGACCCGAGGTCCGCGCTGGTCAAGGACCAGGTGGCACTGGACGACGAGGGCTACGTGAAGGTCGCCTCCCCGGGCACCGCCACCAACCTCGACGGTGTGTTCGCGGCCGGTGACCTGGTCGACCACACCTACCGCCAGGCGATCACCGCCGCTGGCTCCGGCTGCGCCGCGGCCATCGACGCCGAGCGCTGGCTGGCCGAGCGCGAGGCCGCGCCGGAACCGGCGACCGCCGCCGCCAACTGA
- a CDS encoding NUDIX hydrolase, translated as MPPSSSGTSGGAEPGARTRRHRGKRLRTVDEVSAGGLVVDAAREHAALIGRLDRKGRLLWSLPKGHIEQGETAEQAAVREVAEETGIRGRVLTLLGAIDYWFVAEDRRVHKTVHHFLLEAVGGELSDEDVEVTEVAWVPLGELDGLLAYVDERRLARKAVEHVRAPSETSERA; from the coding sequence ATGCCCCCGTCGTCGTCCGGCACCTCCGGTGGCGCCGAACCGGGCGCCCGGACCCGCCGTCACCGGGGAAAACGCCTGCGTACGGTCGACGAGGTGTCCGCGGGCGGGCTCGTAGTGGATGCCGCGCGCGAACACGCTGCGCTCATTGGCAGACTTGATCGAAAAGGACGGCTGCTGTGGTCGCTGCCCAAGGGCCACATCGAGCAGGGTGAGACCGCCGAACAGGCGGCCGTCCGCGAGGTCGCCGAGGAGACCGGCATCCGTGGACGGGTGCTGACCCTGCTCGGGGCGATCGACTACTGGTTCGTCGCCGAGGACCGCCGAGTACACAAGACCGTGCACCACTTCCTGCTGGAAGCGGTGGGCGGAGAGCTTTCCGACGAGGACGTGGAGGTCACCGAGGTGGCGTGGGTGCCGCTGGGTGAACTGGATGGGCTGCTGGCCTACGTGGACGAACGACGCCTGGCACGCAAGGCGGTCGAACACGTGCGCGCGCCCAGTGAGACTTCGGAGCGGGCGTGA
- the sigM gene encoding RNA polymerase sigma factor SigM: MTAAASSDGDLIAAHAAGDPHAFTELVRRHRDRMWAVALRTLRDPEEAADALQEAFISAFRAAASFRAESQVSTWLHRIVVNACLDRVRRRQARPTVPMPEEPSREPVAPRDAMADRETSLAVQDALAELPEEQRAAIVLVDVEGYSVAESAQLLGIAEGTVKSRCARGRAKLAKLLGHLRNPDASANVSPDAGAMARRPREGR, from the coding sequence GTGACAGCCGCGGCAAGCTCTGACGGGGACCTCATAGCGGCCCATGCCGCCGGTGACCCGCACGCGTTCACGGAGCTCGTACGGCGCCATCGGGACCGCATGTGGGCGGTGGCCCTTCGTACTCTGCGAGACCCGGAGGAGGCGGCCGACGCGCTCCAGGAGGCGTTCATCTCCGCCTTCCGCGCCGCGGCCTCCTTCCGCGCGGAGTCACAGGTGTCCACCTGGTTGCACCGGATCGTGGTCAATGCCTGCCTCGACCGGGTGAGGCGCCGTCAGGCCCGCCCGACCGTCCCGATGCCCGAGGAGCCCTCGAGGGAGCCAGTCGCGCCGAGGGACGCGATGGCCGACCGGGAGACCTCTCTCGCTGTTCAGGACGCCTTGGCGGAGCTGCCGGAGGAGCAGCGGGCGGCCATCGTGCTGGTCGACGTCGAGGGGTACTCGGTGGCGGAGTCGGCCCAGCTGCTGGGCATCGCCGAAGGTACGGTGAAGAGCAGATGCGCTCGTGGCAGGGCGAAGCTGGCGAAACTTCTCGGGCATCTGCGGAACCCCGATGCAAGTGCGAACGTCTCACCTGACGCTGGAGCAATGGCACGGCGTCCACGGGAGGGACGATGA
- the murJ gene encoding murein biosynthesis integral membrane protein MurJ, with translation MSTEATQRMDKPKAVPQQSLAKASGSMAIATLASRVTGFLSRIVLVIVVGAGVISDSYQVSQTIPLQVYELLLGGVLTSIIVPLLVRAQKDDEDGGEAYTQRLMTMAPVILLAATVVMVLAAPWLTSIYVDGSGTSKAQPELVTAFAYLLLPEIVFFGLSALFTAILNARGVFGLPAWAPVMNNVVVLLTFGVYALVPGDPTINPLAMSDPKLLVLGIGTTLGIVIQALVVIPAMRKAGIRFKWRWGWDRRLAEFGSLAGWMLVYVVLGLVGVIVVTRIATAANQGSMTAYNLAWQLFQLPYGIIGFSLLTAIMPRMSKAAADNDFRGVVADLSLGSRLLVAILLPLSVGMTALGTHLGIALFAYGKTPVHTAALIGTTLAVSAFGLVPYAITMMQLRVFYSMKDARTPAALQLLTVLVKVGLSVLCVQVLKDDTMVLGLAFVNSMSFLVGAIAGNIWLRVRLGRLETGRLGRTFGLTLVGSLLGAVTVVLVHTAVLEFAPIGTSPRLVAWIVVVLGSALGLAVAFGSMVLLRVTELNPAMSRITRLLRRR, from the coding sequence GTGAGCACCGAAGCGACCCAGCGGATGGACAAGCCGAAAGCAGTGCCCCAGCAGTCATTGGCCAAGGCCAGCGGCTCCATGGCGATCGCCACGCTGGCCAGCCGCGTCACGGGCTTCCTGTCCCGGATCGTGCTGGTCATCGTGGTCGGTGCCGGGGTCATCTCCGACTCGTACCAGGTCAGCCAGACCATCCCGCTGCAGGTCTACGAGCTGCTCCTGGGCGGTGTGCTGACCAGCATCATCGTCCCGCTGCTGGTCCGGGCGCAGAAGGACGACGAGGACGGCGGCGAGGCCTACACCCAGCGCCTGATGACCATGGCGCCGGTGATCCTGCTGGCCGCCACGGTGGTCATGGTGCTCGCCGCCCCGTGGCTGACCTCGATCTACGTCGACGGCAGCGGCACCAGCAAGGCCCAGCCGGAGCTGGTCACCGCCTTCGCCTACCTGCTGCTGCCGGAGATCGTGTTCTTCGGCCTCAGCGCGCTGTTCACCGCGATCCTCAACGCGCGCGGGGTCTTCGGCCTGCCCGCGTGGGCGCCGGTGATGAACAACGTGGTCGTGCTGCTCACCTTCGGCGTGTACGCGCTGGTCCCCGGTGACCCCACGATCAACCCACTGGCCATGAGCGACCCGAAGCTGCTGGTGCTGGGCATCGGCACCACGCTCGGCATCGTCATCCAGGCGCTGGTGGTCATCCCGGCCATGCGCAAGGCGGGCATCCGCTTCAAGTGGCGCTGGGGCTGGGACCGCCGCCTCGCCGAGTTCGGCAGCCTGGCGGGCTGGATGCTGGTCTACGTGGTGCTCGGCCTGGTCGGCGTCATCGTGGTCACCCGCATCGCGACCGCAGCCAACCAGGGCAGCATGACCGCCTACAACCTGGCCTGGCAGCTCTTCCAGCTGCCCTACGGCATCATCGGCTTCTCGTTGCTCACCGCGATCATGCCTCGGATGAGCAAGGCCGCCGCGGACAACGACTTCCGGGGCGTGGTGGCCGACCTGTCGCTGGGCAGCCGCCTGCTGGTGGCCATCCTGCTGCCGCTCAGCGTGGGCATGACCGCGCTCGGCACGCACCTGGGCATCGCGCTGTTCGCCTACGGCAAGACCCCGGTGCACACCGCTGCGCTCATCGGCACCACGCTCGCGGTGTCCGCCTTCGGCCTGGTGCCGTACGCGATCACGATGATGCAGCTGCGCGTCTTCTACTCCATGAAGGACGCGCGCACCCCGGCCGCGCTCCAGCTGCTCACCGTGCTGGTCAAGGTCGGGCTGTCCGTCCTGTGTGTGCAGGTGCTCAAGGACGACACCATGGTGCTCGGCCTGGCCTTCGTGAACTCGATGTCGTTCCTGGTCGGCGCGATCGCGGGCAACATCTGGCTGCGGGTGCGCCTGGGCCGCCTGGAGACCGGGCGCCTGGGCCGCACGTTCGGCCTGACCCTGGTGGGCTCGCTGCTCGGCGCGGTCACCGTGGTGCTGGTGCACACCGCCGTCCTGGAGTTCGCGCCCATCGGCACCTCGCCCCGGCTGGTCGCCTGGATCGTCGTGGTGCTCGGCAGCGCGCTCGGACTGGCCGTGGCGTTCGGGTCCATGGTGCTACTGCGGGTGACGGAACTGAATCCGGCAATGTCGCGGATCACCCGGCTCTTGCGACGCCGTTGA